In a genomic window of Meleagris gallopavo isolate NT-WF06-2002-E0010 breed Aviagen turkey brand Nicholas breeding stock chromosome 1, Turkey_5.1, whole genome shotgun sequence:
- the LOC104917611 gene encoding cytoplasmic dynein 2 heavy chain 1-like, translating into MRSAGCRDWSEVWRDSFLNKCYFFLVCVFFFLSLLQIETTDSKNNVLVFFKLRPDVITEDNLHSNILVSSMLDSPINSLYQAVRQVFAPVLLKDEKWSKTLDPKLQKLLSELEAGLSTVLRRSDPNCIGTEFTENDVQAILTPTDEFQFWKECAQHGNKLRGKERASHFKDLFEDLAKHYYNLDSFSLLEVVDLVETTKDTVDNVWRQTEHDPYPQPRMYNLLDVIGSCLGRFVQRKLTTLNLWEDAFHIVKENIKAGILICEQWVSACEYLTGQLWQRYTLHQWKNEKYIPESLTELCKRLDEVLTVRTLHEKLTYFLPSGEQNDLHLAQVFEPFAGLNPVHCNPYTEPLWKAAVSQFERIIAPAEQKMAIKLKKFISEIQDSPQQLIQTFQKYKELIKHPNTSKELLFERETLLARLQDYVKDYQTDFETRCHGAPGDVSGPLSGKNLSEVVNNIVWVRHLEMKVDDAIKLAEALLSDLSGFQTFHRSAGSFLEQLKVYEQEQFDDWSRNIQSEVSNPKSGLCIQANSPVMELDHVFGTLNILYSDRLVTLLREVRQLSALGFVIPAKIQHVANTAQKFSKQAVILKQVAHFYNSIDQQMIESQKPMMLQSALAFEQIIKHSKSGPGGNAQITWDNPRELEAYIQKLQAAAERLSTENRKLRKWHTNFIEKVISLMNIDLLRQQQRWRDGLQELRTGFASLESQGFKSSDMKAWRQHWNHQLYKALEHQYQIGLEALNENLPEINIDLTFKQGRLQFRPPFEEVRARYYREMKRFISIPNQFRGVSETEEESIFTVMTERNANGFLTAFSKAEDLFRRLAEVCNQFKEWIVIGQVDMETLAKMHLSSKQDWEKNFKALKVRGKEAERLPSTIKIDCITVNCNPVKTAIDDFIQKLYDVLVISLRKSIQAHLSDVSSFLNDAMEALVVRPQTVEEISEDNLKYLSLHEQKGEIFLLFQEAEDKNKLLRTVAGAGLDTISNLRATWDKFELMMESHQLMIIEQIEVMKGNVMSRINIYLQDLEKFKAHWDQLKPSDDVIETGDQDVLEKSAQIIKEKKEEFDELETMKEKLIEECHHFKLEQPDFSLSKVVSQDIKSCAEVWALYEEFYQGFQEKAKEDWITFRSKTYLFEEFLFNWHDKIRKMEGHTVMTVKLQKEVDKYKVRCYL; encoded by the exons GATGAAAAATGGAGTAAAACATTGGATCCCAAACTCCAGAAACTTCTAAGCGAGCTCGAAGCAGGTTTGAGTACCGTGCTCAGAAGATCAGATCCTAATTGTATAGGAACAGAATTCACTGAAAATGATGTGCAAG CTATCCTTACACCAACAGATGAATTTCAGTTCTGGAAAGAATGTGCTcagcatggaaataaattgcGTGGTAAAGAGAGAGCTTCTCATTTCAAAGACCTATTTGAGGACCTTGCAAAA cattaTTACAACTTAGATAGTTTCTCATTACTTGAAGTTGTGGATTTAGTGGAAACTACCAAGGATACTGTTGATAATGTATGGAGGCAAACAGAACATGATCCTTATCCACAGCCACGCATGTATAATCTCCTGGATGTAATAG GTAGCTGTCTGGGTAGATTTGTTCAGAGAAAATTAACAACTTTGAATCTGTGGGAGGATGCTTTTCACattgttaaagaaaatataaaggCTGGCATCTTAATTTGTGAGCAGTGGGTGTCAGCTTGTGAGTACTTAACTGGACAGCTATGGCAACGTTATACTCTGCATCAGTGGAAAAATGAGAAGTATATCCCTGAATCATTAACTGAACTCTGCAAACGTCTTGATGAG GTGTTAACAGTTAGAACACTGCATGAAAAACTGACTTATTTTTTGCCATCTGGAGAACAAAATGATCTACACCTTGCTCAGGTGTTTGAGCCCTTTGCTGGCCTAAATCCTGTACACTGCAATCCTTACACAGAG CCATTATGGAAAGCTGCTGTCTCTCAATTTGAAAGAATTATTGCACCAGCAGAACAAAAAATGGCAATCAAActgaagaaatttatttcagaaattcaaGACAGTCCTCAACAG cttattcaaacatttcagaaatataagGAACTGATAAAGCATCCAAATACAAGCAAAGAACTGCTTTTTGAAAGGGAAACATTGCTAGCAAGACTTCAAGATTATGTCAAAG ACTATCAGACAGACTTTGAAACTCGATGCCATGGTGCTCCTGGTGATGTTTCTGGACCTCTGTCCGGcaaaaatctttctgaagttGTCAATAACATCGTATGGGTACGGCATCTGGAGATGAAG GTGGATGATGCTATAAAGCTGGCAGAGGCTCTTCTGTCTGACTTGTCCGGGTTTCAAACTTTTCACCGGAGTGCGGGTTCCTTTTTGGAGCAGTTAAAAGTATATGAACAAGAACAATTTGATGATTGGTCTAGGAATATCCAGTCAGAAGTATCAAATCCCAAATCAGGACTTTG cATCCAAGCTAATAGTCCAGTAATGGAGTTGGATCACGTTTTTGGAACATTAAATATACTTTATTCAGACCGTTTGGTGACTCTCCTAAGAGAAGTACGTCAACTGTCAGCACTTGGTTTTGTTATACCAGCTAAAATACAGCACGTTGCAAACACTGCACAGAAGTTCTCTAAGCAAGCAGTCATCCTCAAACAG GTCGCACATTTTTATAATTCTATTGATCAGCAAATGATTGAGAGTCAGAAGCCAATGATGTTACAGTCTGCCCTAGCATTTGAACAGATAATTAAG CATTCAAAGTCTGGTCCTGGAGGAAATGCTCAAATAACATGGGATAATCCCAGGGAATTGGAAGCTTACATCCAAAAACTCCAAGCTGCTGCTGAACGACTttccactgaaaacagaaaactaagGAAGTGGCACACAAACTTCATTGAAAAG GTTATATCTCTTATGAATATTGATCTACTTCGGCAGCAGCAGCGTTGGAGAGATGGACTCCAGGAGCTCAGAACTGGTTTTGCCAGCCTCGAGTCACAG gGCTTCAAATCAAGTGATATGAAGGCTTGGAGACAACACTGGAATCATCAACTTTACAAAGCTCTGGAGCATCAGTATCAAATAGGTTTAGAAGCACTTAATGAGAATTTAccagaaataaatattgatttaacattcaa GCAAGGCCGGTTGCAATTCAGACCTCCTTTTGAAGAAGTACGAGCTAGATattacagagaaatgaagagattCATTTCCATTCCAAATCAGTTTAGGGGAGTAAGTGAAACAGAGGAAGAGTCTATCTTCACTGTTATGACTGAGAGAAATGCAAATGGATTTTTGACTGCTTTTAGTAAAGCAGAAGATTTGTTCAGAAGGCTGGCAGAAGTTTGTAATCAATTCAAG GAATGGATTGTAATTGGCCAAGTAGATATGGAAACTCTGGCAAAGATGCACCTTTCCAGCAAACAGGACTGGGAAAAAAACTTCAAAGCATTAAAAGTGAGAGGCAAAGAAGCAGAACGTCTTCCCAG cACCATCAAAATAGATTGCATAACTGTTAACTGCAACCCTGTGAAAACTGCAATTGATGATTTTATCCAGAAGTTGTATGATGTTCTTGTCATTTCTTTGAGAAAATCTATACAAG CTCACTTGTCTgatgtttcttcatttcttaatgATGCCATGGAAGCATTAGTTGTTAGACCCCAAACTGTAGAAGAAATATCAGaagacaatttaaaatatttaagtctACATGAGCAAAAAGGAGAG atttttctcctgtttcaaGAAGCTGAGgataaaaacaaacttctgcGAACTGTGGCTGGTGCGGGTTTGGACACAATCAGCAACCTGAGAGCTACGTGGGATAAATTCGAATTAATGATGGAAAGCCACCAGCTTATGATAATAGAGCAG ATTGAAGTGATGAAGGGAAATGTGATGTCACGTATTAACATATATCTTCAAGACCTGGAAAAATTTAAAGCTCATTGGGATCAGCTGAAGCCAAGTGATGATGTAATTGAAACAGGTGATCAAGATGTGCTTGAGAAAAGTGCTCAgatcataaaggaaaaaaaagaagaatttgatGAACTTGAAACCATGAAGGAAAAACTCAT TGAAGAATGCCATCATTTTAAATTGGAGCAGCCTGACTTCTCATTGTCAAAAGTTGTATCTCAAGATATTAAGAGTTGTGCAGAAGTCTGGGCATTGTATGAAGAATTTTATCAAGGTTTTCAGGAGAAAGCCAAAGAAGACTGGATTACTTTTAG GAGTAAAACATACCTATTTGAAGAATTTTTGTTTAACTGGCATGATAAAATTAGGAAGATGGAAGGACACACTGTAATGACAGTAAAGTTGCAAAAAGAAGTGGACAAATACAAAGTAAGATGCTACTTATAG